The DNA window GGTTTTTAGGGTGTGACAGACCTCTTGCTTTCCTGAACCCTGACTGTCgtaaagtaatgcaaattgtcagtttcacagcacagCCGTGACATTGTCTAACAAACAGTCAAGCCAGTCAACTGGTCAGACGGCTCTCTAGAACATCATTTGCACATTGTTTTCATGCTAAAATAGGTACTTATATGCTGATGAGATCGGGACTGGAAAGGCAATTCACCCTGCCGACAACaacacttcatttgcatgctttgtttagacTGTCCCCACCTACATGTGTCAATGTCTGTGAAAGGATTCttaaaggattctgctttgaagataccCGAAAGTTCTCCCTAATTTTTTGGCTCGTCTTAGAATCTCACAACAGTTTTGGTGCCGTAAAGCCGGACACAAGCCACTACATGTTTTTGAAGCACTGCTTACAGCTTCGGAACATTTACTAAGGATTTATTCGGCATCAGTAGTTCTGAAGACGCAACAAATTGCCTTGAATCAAAATAGTTAATCAAGTTAATGTATAAATTGAAGACTCGGCCACCATGAAATCAAGATAATCCATCTTTAATATAATTGACagcgaaataaaataaaaggtaaacgTTGACCTGACTCCAgcttaaactttaataaaacccTGGAGTGAGAAGGAAAAAGCAAACAGGTGCCTGGGGGGTGCATTATACACTGATTCAGTTTGATTTGTGTGCTGCATCTACAGTATCCGGACATGATGTACACTGATACAGCAATGATGAGTGAAATCCAGAGACAACAACAAGAAAAGTTGAATTGAGTTACTGAATAACTCCAGCTGTGTGATCTTCAGAGTTTGGCTAGGCACTTCTCCAGAGCATCAATGTCAGCATCTCCATCCTCGGTTTTGCTTCCTCTGGCTTTGCACTCGATGAACTCCACCCGATTGGCCAACTGAGAGAACTCGAAATCTTTGCCTTTCTTCCCTAAGTACACCGAGCCCCCGACCGCCCCGTCCTGAGAGGAGAGCGCTGCCGAGCGGGTCAGTCTCAGTGTGTTCCTGTCCAGCAGaggcaaagaaaaacagcaaaacatccacatttaattcagttcatctttatttctgcagtgcttttgcaatgtagattgtcaaatcAGCTTAACACTGAACTTCTAGTAGAGTCTTTCTCATCCGAGTCTGAGAAACCTCACACTTTCTCTAACATGTGCTTCAGATGTGGCCATCTTGttcattaagggtgtcacgatgctccaaatcctcgattcgattacattttcgattctaaagtcacgattcgattttcgattatgaataattaattaattaattaatgaccaattaattatttgtagcctaccgtttaaactacctgacctgcatggtctttgttttgcccataaacaaatcatccagtaaatgaataaaggcaagttacacacataattaccacctgtcaatttCTACATGGTCTAAAATAGAGTGGATCTTAAAATCATGTAAATGTATGCAGACAGGTTCTGAAACTGAATTGACGATATTAAGATAATATGGGAACTTTTATTAGTGAGAAAGAAACAAGCAGATACTCACAACTCCTTCTCTAGCTGCTGCTGAATTAATTTGGCAGATTTGGCCATCGTGATATCTGCAAGAAGAAGAAAAGGACAATGCAATCCTGAAATGAGAAATCCCTCTATTTACATGTGAAAAACAGCTTTCATTTGGTTTGTTCAAATAAAAGTCAAAAATCAAACATCTGCATGGATGTCCATTTCTCATCAAGATTCACTCAATTTTAAAAGCATCTAGGAATGGAATAAAACAAATGCTTTtctaatgctgcattcacaccagacgcagaacgcgcgtcaagcgccagtgatttacatgttaagtcaatgcaaacgtgcgaatagacatcctgcggcgtaaATGGCGCGGAGCGAATTACGCGAATTGCGCAAATGGCGCGGCGTGAATAGCGAGATACGCGggaggcgaattgagcgttttgtgcgtttgacgtgcttaacaaacgtttcgcgcgaatctctcgagttcaaaaatctgaacttcaacagacattcgcgccgcgttaaccaatcagaagcttgctcttgtgggggcgttattgtgacgtagaacctgttgatggtgtcccagaggaaatcctccaggcgacaccgacaacaagtcatcaaactgggcttggctcagtcagaagcacagctaaaagcctccgtgatccaggttcagtttctggaggagtttatgagctcacagagctggatgcacctctgaaaggatgtagtggactcagacacgaccctaaacgtatcgacccTGTTTTTTAGtctccataaagcacataaacactgttattttcttcataaaatccatgttagccatttagctatgaagctagagtcttcgggcagacagaagccctgcccatcacgcgaatccgcatctgttttgaagtgaatttgacacgcgattgAAGCGGGGTttgaatagcgtgatttatccgcgcgtaccgcgtctggtgtgaacacagctttagagttttcgtcttgtttctaacaattcctaaatcaagcggtattttcagaaataacctcaagtgagtttttcattaacACGAGCAAAATAACCAGCCAACGGCGTAATCTTCCTTCAAaacgaaaacaagattatttcacttttTATTAGGTTATTAGGGTTGCTTTTAAGGAGAAAcgcacttaattttgacttattatttctgaaaacaaaacaatatttttgactcgtctagaaaatgctttttaaattcaagaatttagatatttggacaaaaaGTAAGTACGAAAAGCATATTTAGTGCAGTGtagatcagtgtttcccaaccctgttcctggaggcacaccaacagcacatattttggatgtctctccTATCTGACCtattcaggttttggagtctcttctaatgttctgctgAGTTGATTCAggcgtgtttgattaggaagagatTGAAattatgtactgttggtgtgtttCCAGGAACTGGGTTGGGAAACTCTGCTGTTGAGAGCATTTTATTATTAACCTTGTTTGTTGCAGGCCACCACCAGTGTTGGGGCAtttttggccaggatgctgtcTGTGAGGATGGAGTAGAGAAACTCAGCCACATCTCTGACATCCTTCTGGAAGATGCTGCTGTCCACCACGAACACGATGGCTCTGCAACACAACAGAAGAGTGAAATCCAGCAATAATGTTTCAGACACTCGGGCAGCCAAGAAAAAAAGGGCACTTTTATGATGCCTGACATTTACTGAAACAAAACAATCTGATACCCTAgcgcaggggttcccaaactttttagcccaagacccccaaaataacaatgtcagtgattCGCGACCCCCAATTTTCAAGGTGGTTACACTGTAAATATAAACCTTgtagacacaactataggcatgTATAAACATGAGCACATTGACAACACAtaaatgcaacagtctattaaccatatatattttttatattcatttattaatttgtaatataaaaagtaaaggctaatgactgatttttatttgtttataatagataataataatatagtaataattttgtttttgtgtaatttgtatgttgttgtttatttaacaCAACTATTAACCTCTGTGGGTTATGagtaaaatatggtcattcaaatagtttaataaaacttatttgagttttggaaatcaccaagcgaccccttgtcattgttacgcgaccccccagggggtcccgacccccactttgagaaccactgccctagcgCACAGTAACCAAAGACGGTGAAAGCCTTAATACTCATCAGCGATACATCAGTGAAACACACTGAACAGCAATAAACTGATGTCTTGTTGCGTTTCTGACCAGGAGAAATTGCTATACAGAAttgccccagctgggtcagttggcatttctgtgtggagtttgcatgttctccctgtgttggcatgggtttcctcctagtgctccggtttgccccacagtccaaagacatgtgctatatgggaattgaataagctaaatttgccgTAGTACCTAGGGTGCTGGGCGATATGGacaaaatatcattcattcattttcttgtcagcttagtccctttattaatccggggtcgccacagcggaatgaaccgccaacttatccagcaagcttttatgccgcagatgcccttccagcctcaacctatccctgggaaacgtccacacacacactcatacactacggacaatttagcctacccaattcacctgtaccgcatgtctttggactgtggggcaaaccggagcacccggaggaaacccacgcgaacgcagggagaacatgcaaactccacacagaaacgacaactgagccgaggatcgaaccagcgaccttcttgctgtgaggcgacagcactacctactgcgccactgcttcgcccaaagAAAACAGCTCACTATGAACACTTAACTTTATTAATGATTACGTCCCAGTGGCAGACATGAGTTCGGCACTAAtcagtaaagcctgatttatacttctgcgtcaggtgaccgtcgtaacccacggcgcatgcaacgcgcgtggctgtgcatttatacttctgcgcgctgtctctgctggtctgcattaacacttccgaaacgctagttggcagtgaggtgtaaatgttcctctgtgtcgagtttcttcgctgcttttttgcttttcctgaacacttcctggatgtacaagtggctcaaactcactcattttgaggcaggaaccggcggacgtgcaacaactttaactatgaggtaaacacaaaacaaaactttccatccggagctccttcacgggactccacacttgtaaacaatcgctacattgggtttgcgccattcgcgcggctctcggtcccgcccagactcgtcagcgctaccaagccgaccaatcacagagcttgcggtacgcgttgttgcgacgtgtagttacattttttgagaggtgcacgtcagcgacggccatggccacggcgaagggctatgcgtcagcgccgtagcatacgccggcgtttgatgcaaaagtataaatcagcctgaaGGCATCATATCTTACCGTGCCACATCCTTGTACTTCTCAACAATCTGAGTTCTTAAACTTTCATGACCAGGAACATCGATAAGGGTCCAACTGCTGCCCTGCAATATAACAGCAAGGCTCCATTATACTTATAGCagtattacttgtttatttaagcttatttatttaagttCATGTGCCTCGTTACATTAGCTGCACACACTCCTAATGTGTATGAAGGGATTTCAGACTTACTCTCTCACTTTTGCTCTTGTATGTGGCACTGCTCTCTGTGATGGACGTCTGAGTTCGTACAAACTTTCCTAGTAATAACTAGAAAAACACACAGCATCTTAATGACAGTCTGATGATTATAGTGTTGATTAATAATGTTTGACAAATGGATCTGCATTGATTCAGAGATTTGCAAAATGAATCGCTGTTCTCATTGGAATCGATTCTGAGCTaagtttttaacaaaaaaaatgatgttatttgctagtttcttAAATGAAACGGCAacctaggctagtttttaaaggGTCGTGAAacaccaaaaaaacattttttgagctgttgacagtcgtatgcgtgtcccacactgctaaaaacccTATTAAaacacctatatttcacttaaAAGTGTAAATTGTCCAGCAGACTGTGccctaggctagtgtttaacagcagatggcgctctaggctagtttttaaacagcagatggcgcgcTAGGCTAGATTAAAACAacagactgtgctctaggctagtttataacagcagactgtgctctaggctagtgtttaacagcaaaggtcgctctaggctagtttttaaacagcagacggcgctctaggctagattataacaacagactgtgctctaggctagtttttaaacagcagacagcactctaggatagtttataacagcagacggcgcccTAGGCTattgtttaacagcagactgtgctctaggctagtgtttaacagcaaaggtcgctctaggctagtttttaaacagcagacggcgctctaggctagattataacaacagactgtgctctaggctagtttttaaacagcagacagcactctaggatagtttataacagcagacggcgccctaggctagtgtttaacagcagactgtgctctaggctagagtttaacagcagacggcgctctaggctagattataACAACAGActgtgctctaagctagtttttaaaaagcagacggcactctaggatagtttagaacagcagacggcgctctatgctagtttataacagcagactgtgctctaggctagagtttaacagcagacggcgctctaggctagtttttaaacagcagacggcactctaggatagtttagaacagcagacggcgctctatgctagtttataacagcagactgtgctctaggctagattataACAGCAGACtctgctctaggctagattataacaacagactgtgctctaggctagtgtttaacagcagatggtgctctaggctagtttttaaacagcagatgtcgctctagggtagattataacagcagacggcgctctaggctaatttttaaacagcagacggcgctctaggctagattataacagcagacggcactctaggatagtttagaacagcagacggcgctctaggctagtttataacagcagactgtgctctaggctagattataacaacagactgtgctctaggctagtttttaaacagcggacagcactctaggatagtttataacagcaggctaatttttttttacagcagacagcgctctaggctaaattttaaacagcagatggcactctaggctagtttagaACAGGAGACAGCACTCTAggatagtttataacagcaggcatttttttttttacagcagacggcgctctaggctagtttataacagcagactgtgctctaggctagattataACAGCAGACtctgctctaggctagattataacaacagactgtgctctaggctagtttttaaacagcagacagcactctaggatagtttataacagcaggctaagtttttttttttacagcagacagcgctctaggctaaattttaaacagcagacggcactctaggctagtttagaACAGGAGACAGCACTCTAggatagtttataacagcaggcaattttttttttttttttacagcagacggcgctctaggctagtttttatacaGCAGACAGACCTCTAAgatagtttataacagcaggctatttttttttttacagcagacagcgctctaggctaaaTTATAACAACAGACAATGTTTAAAACTAGTTCTTAACAGCAAACGGCGCTCTGTCAGAAGATAAAGGTAAACACAGCTCACTGTGAAAACCCTTCTAATTCACAACTTAAACCTCTCCTAAACctttattaatgtatattttaggTTCAAGTGGTTTTTGTAAACGGTTGTAAAtcatacagcgccatctgcttttaaaaaataagctCAGAATCGATTCAAGAAAAAATAGTGgtgcaaatttaaataaaataaatgatcccAGAATTGATACAGAATCAATTTCTCAAAAGATTTAGTCAAAAACTCGAGTTTATAGTGTGAAAGAGTACAAACGTTTATGCTGTGTAAAGAGAATCTCCACAATTACTCACTCGAGTGAACAGAAGAGTCTTCCCGGAGTCACACAGTCCCAGCAACAGCACTGCATTCCTCACTTTACTGGAGCCccaaaaattcccaaagaaaactaaacatttagggttacaaaaaaaaaaagaagaagaagaaaaaaaaatcaaaccatgAAAACTCTAGGCAAATCTTTAGTCTTCAGAATGAAAAAGGGTCCATAGTGTTGGGTACAAGAAATTAATGTAGTTAAGAAACACTAAGTTTCAGATTTTGTATTTAAACCAAGCTGTCAAAACACCATGATTTTAActacttgttgttgttgttttttttgttaaataacaaAGATTAATACGTCAGATCACTTGTACAGAccaacattttttctttttcatagtCTCCAACAATTGTCACATAAGAAATACTACATgaactaaatataataaattctTCCAAAAGCTCCTGTCTCTGTAAATATGTTTAGTACATTTCATAGTAGATTATTTTAGTGAAATGCCATTTTGATGCTGACATCCACCACTGAACAGATTTGTATACATACAGTAATGTGTAATACAGTcagattatttgttaataaatcgTTTTAATTGTTAGCATTGCACTGTAAAACCAATTCCACATGTATATCAtattctttaattatttatttatgagtgtGTTTACATTTAATTCCTAAAATAGGCATTCCCTCTTTGAACGGTTTCAATCAGAGAGTTAGAATTACAAAATTTGTGGAAATTATTAGATTTACTAATTTTCAGTCCCTTACTTTTAAATGATCAAATCTAGTGCTTGGTTTGTACtccttgtttgttttaattcacttatttatatactatttgtctTTTTTTGACTGATAACAGACAAAATAATGCCATAAATTTTGTAATACTAACAATCTGATtgaaacagttttaataattcacagtagacttattacaataaaatgtcaaaatatgtgtACATGTCCcattaaaataaaactgcatttttaaaatcataataaaagcattgtttatgttttttttaaatacaaatttataaataaGGGGACTTGTACACATATCTTGACATTTTACTGTAATGAAGTGTTGTGATCATACCACTTtcctatattaaaatgaaatattaaaagtaaataaaagccTAGCGTTACACTTAATTAAACATCAATAGGttattataaatattacgaaaatataaatatattttagactGTTTTGGTGGGTGTCTTCTTTAAATTGAAAATCTGAAAATAACGTATCTTGTGCAGCCATATATGCTGCAAACAGgtgaaaatagtaataataataatgataacaataaataacaataataaataataatttataataattattatatattttacatcacGTTTCTGCGTTATATCATACATACACAAAACAGCACGTCGGCCATCTGACTGTAAAGCAGCTGCTTCCTCTTACCGATAGTGAGAATCACAAGCGCCAATGCTACAAATATCCCGACGAGGAAAACAGCGTCTTCATTCTGGATCTCTTTCAAGAACGTTTCCAAAAACGGCTCTGAAGAGAAATCCTCTAAATCCAGATCAACCCTTTCCTCCATGCTTTCCTCTACACATGGAAACACAGCAGAAGACAGCGGAAGTGAACGACACGTGTACTAACTtcttgttgctagaagggatacagctgcagccgGATGTTAACGATAATGATCTGAAATAGATATtgaattacccattaattgtatcGTGTTAACGTCTACCCCCATCCAAACATTAagcccaaccatcacagtaatgtaaacacaTTAATTTTACTGATTATTAATcgtattatttattgaattacccattaaattgaattttattaaCGCCTACCCACATGCTATcactaaatccaaccatcacagtaatgtaaaaatattcaatattattgTACAgtgtcaatttaaaaaatatattttgacgtGTGTATTCgtagctgtatcccatctagactttactCTGGCGACGGCGtatctcatgaatattaattagagcGTCTCCTTTACCTGGCCAATCAGATTGCAGGGTTTATGTGACGTACAGTAATAATTAACAAGAGCTTATCCTTCACCATAGTAGCGTTTGCTCTGACTCCACAGCTAACTATAAGAAATAATAGACATTTGTGAACAAACGTGTGCAAGAATGGTCGCTTAatgctttattcatttttttatgtattataaacattttatatttttgcttgaaataaataattcaaaaaagAAGTGAGCCCCCTAGCGCCGCTTGCCGACAGAACTACGCATGTGCATCAGAAACAGCATCTGCATCTGCCGACGCGTCCTGTCGTGAGAGATGAGGAAGAAAGATGGCGGCCAGCGCGATGTCGATGTGTCAGTTTTGGAAACGCTTTGACTTGGTTCAGTTGCAGGTCAGTGACTATCTGCATTTTGTTCGCCTTCATCAGCCATGTCTGTTTTGCTGCCAAACGAATTTGCTTTTAGCATCAGTTATTTACCGGTTGTTGATTGTGTTTGTTCGGTCAGTCAGCTGCTGTGATGTAAACATTGCCCAAAGTTGTCACACAGACAACACAAAACAGAAGAACTTACATTTTGTTAATTTATAATGTCTATAAACAGAACTAATAATCTGTCCTCTACATGTTATATAGttaatttgtgtttaattatTGCTGTCACTCcaaatatttagtttttgcaGGATGTacgtggttgttaaaaatccaactaacaaaaacaaaatgggTGTGTTTGAGTATTCTTGGTCCTCCGTGTTATGTGTAGCACTATCTatctaatttctgtttatttgtctaATTTCTGTTCAACTTTGTTGACTTtattacaacaaaaacaatacTTAGCAACAACCCAGAGCACCCGAGGAAGACcgagcaacaccctaacaactgcatagcagcATTCTAGCAACTACATTGCAACATCATTCTATCAACCACCTACTGTAAAATACTCTAGTAACTACATAACAGCATTCTAGCAACTTTTCAGACTTCAAAAACCTCTAAAAGGTTTTTCAGACTATGCTTTCCAAGCCACCATCCCAGTTTGTCTTCACAAACAGCTTTATCTAGTTTAATGCAACATTATCAATGGTAATAATCACACAGTATAAGGATGGTTGTcacgtttatttatatttatatatagagcgccgtctgctgttaataGCTcccctagagcgacatctgctgttaaaaactagcctagagcgacatctgctgttgaAACTAGCCTagggcgccatctgctgtttaaaactagcctagagcgacatctgctgttaaaaactagcctagagcgccatctgctgttgaaactagcctagagccccatctgctgtttaaaacttgcctagagcgccatctgctgtttaaaactagcctagatcgccgtctgctttttaaaactagcctagagcgacacctgctgtttaaaactagcgtagtgcgctgtctgctgtttaaaactagcctagagtgatatctgctgtttaaaactagcctagagcgacatctgctgtttaaaactagcctagagcgtcgtctgctgttgaaactagcctagagcgcagtctgctgtttaaaactagcctagagcgacatctgctgtttaaaactagcctagagcgatatctgctgtttaaaactagcctagtgcgtcatctgctgtttaaaactagcctagtgcgtcatctgctgtttaaaactagcctagtgcgtcatctgctgtttaaaactagcctagagcgacatctgctgtttaaaactagcgtagtgcgccatctgctgtttaaaactagcctagcgcgtcgtctgctgttaaaaactagcctagagcgacatctgttgttaaatactagccttgcgcgtcgtctgctgttaaaaactagcctagagcgacatctgatgttaaaaactagcctagagcgacatctgttGTTAAATATtagcccaggggtgtccaaagtcctGGTCCAAGTCCAAGCACCATCTCCTGTTAAAAAATAATCGGATTTTGCAAGCAGCTCTACTGCCTGATAGGACAGCAAGGCAACAAGTCAGCTGTCTAAGCTTTCAGACACAGCCCAGATGTTGTTCGGTATGAGAAAAATACCAGTTGAATATttcaatctatatatatatatatatatatatatatatatatatatatatatatatatatatatatatatat is part of the Danio rerio strain Tuebingen ecotype United States chromosome 15, GRCz12tu, whole genome shotgun sequence genome and encodes:
- the srprb gene encoding signal recognition particle receptor subunit beta (The RefSeq protein has 1 substitution compared to this genomic sequence); the encoded protein is MEERVDLDLEDFSSEPFLETFLKEIQNEDAVFLVGIFVALALVILTIVFFGNFWGSSKVRNAVLLLGLCDSGKTLLFTRLLLGKFVRTQTSITESSATYKSKSERGNSWTLIDVPGHESLRTQIVEKYKDVARAIVFVVDSSIFQKDVRDVAEFLYSILTDSILAKNAPTLVVACNKQDITMAKSAKLIQQQLEKELNTLRLTRSAALSSQDGAVGGSVYLGKKGKDFEFSQLANRVEFIECKARGSKTEDGDADIDALEKCLAKL